Proteins encoded within one genomic window of Kibdelosporangium phytohabitans:
- a CDS encoding TetR/AcrR family transcriptional regulator encodes MATSSTPQRAGPGRGRPPRLDAARTVDVALALLDEAGLDALTMRRLADAVGAQVGALYRYFATKQDLLTAMAERMLAGCGDPLPSHENWPGQVAEMAERMRNALLRYQDGARVFAGTHAVGVNTLSFSDTLVGVLRGAGFADEDAARATFAIVSFVIGHTLEEQAADAYPQDGPLLESALEPGAFPHLTAARHTLTSADFGTHFRFGLKLIITGLRHHEPGRQDLHNATRLSRREQR; translated from the coding sequence ATGGCCACCTCGTCAACCCCCCAACGCGCGGGACCCGGCCGCGGCCGACCACCACGGCTGGACGCGGCGCGGACAGTCGATGTCGCCTTGGCGCTGTTGGATGAGGCGGGGCTGGACGCGTTGACGATGCGTCGGCTGGCGGACGCGGTGGGTGCGCAGGTTGGGGCGCTCTACCGCTATTTCGCGACCAAACAAGACCTGCTGACCGCGATGGCCGAACGGATGTTGGCCGGATGCGGCGACCCGCTGCCGTCACATGAGAACTGGCCCGGCCAAGTGGCCGAGATGGCGGAGCGAATGCGGAACGCGCTGTTGCGCTACCAGGATGGTGCGCGTGTCTTCGCTGGTACACATGCGGTCGGCGTGAACACGTTGAGTTTCAGCGACACACTCGTCGGGGTCCTGCGGGGAGCCGGCTTCGCCGATGAGGACGCGGCTCGCGCGACGTTCGCGATCGTTTCCTTCGTCATCGGTCACACGCTGGAGGAACAGGCCGCGGACGCGTACCCGCAGGACGGCCCGCTACTCGAATCCGCGCTCGAACCCGGCGCGTTTCCGCATCTCACCGCAGCTCGGCACACTCTGACCAGCGCCGACTTCGGCACACATTTCAGATTCGGCCTGAAGCTGATCATCACCGGCCTGCGCCACCACGAACCGGGACGGCAGGACCTCCACAACGCGACAAGGCTCTCTCGCCGAGAGCAGCGGTGA
- a CDS encoding monooxygenase, protein MTDVLVVGAGPTGLMLAAELALAGVQVKVLERRTEPQPNSRALTLHPRSIELMDQRGIADRFLAQGHTVPNWHFAGLSTRLDFAALDTRHPYTLLLPQARTERILGDWVRELGVDVLRDHDVRALQQHSSGVELTAQGPRGVVTLQSSYVVGCDGARSMVRGAAGIGFPGSDETATGMLGDFAVTDPVLLDAARERDALVVPLDDGVIRIVLLDPGRLRVPSDEPVTLSEFRESLTSLCGTDCGIAEPTWLSRFGNATRIAENYRAGRVLLAGDAAHIHFPGAGQGLNMGLQDAVNLGWKLAAEVNGWAPPGLLDTYDAERRPVGQTITDNTQVQALLIELMATAEYQRPASALREMLAGLLRFGQVNRQLAGEISGLGISYPPSGPQDDPLNGRRMPDIEIHTGESGTRLSAQLHDGQFVLLDFTGDAAAAEHGDRIRVVPAKTTGERTDFDDVTEILVRPDGHIAWATRLTDVSTRRTERALALRAWAGIKESI, encoded by the coding sequence ATGACCGACGTACTGGTCGTGGGCGCCGGGCCGACCGGCCTAATGCTCGCGGCAGAGTTGGCGCTGGCCGGCGTACAGGTGAAAGTCCTGGAGCGGAGGACCGAGCCACAGCCGAACTCGCGGGCTTTGACGCTGCACCCACGCAGCATCGAACTGATGGACCAGCGCGGCATCGCCGACCGGTTCCTCGCCCAGGGACACACGGTGCCCAACTGGCATTTCGCGGGGCTGAGCACCCGTCTGGACTTCGCCGCACTGGACACCCGGCATCCGTACACCCTGTTGCTGCCGCAGGCTCGTACGGAGAGGATCCTGGGGGATTGGGTACGGGAGCTCGGAGTCGACGTCCTCAGGGACCATGACGTCCGCGCGCTTCAGCAGCACAGCAGCGGGGTCGAGCTCACAGCACAAGGGCCCCGAGGTGTTGTGACTCTGCAATCGTCCTATGTGGTCGGCTGCGACGGAGCGCGGAGCATGGTGCGCGGAGCAGCGGGTATCGGTTTTCCCGGTTCGGACGAGACAGCGACCGGTATGCTTGGTGACTTCGCGGTCACCGATCCGGTTCTGCTCGACGCCGCCCGAGAGCGTGACGCGCTCGTCGTTCCACTCGATGATGGCGTGATCCGGATCGTGCTGCTGGATCCCGGACGACTCCGGGTCCCCTCCGACGAACCTGTGACTCTGTCGGAGTTTCGCGAATCGCTGACCAGCCTGTGCGGCACCGACTGCGGGATCGCCGAGCCGACGTGGCTGTCCCGGTTCGGCAACGCCACGCGGATTGCCGAGAACTACCGGGCCGGCCGGGTGCTGCTGGCGGGCGATGCGGCGCACATCCACTTTCCCGGAGCGGGACAGGGGCTCAACATGGGTCTTCAGGACGCGGTGAACCTCGGGTGGAAACTGGCCGCCGAGGTCAACGGCTGGGCGCCGCCTGGCCTGCTGGACACCTATGACGCCGAACGCCGCCCAGTGGGGCAAACGATCACGGACAACACGCAGGTACAGGCATTGCTGATCGAACTGATGGCAACCGCCGAGTACCAGCGACCGGCGTCCGCCCTGCGGGAGATGCTGGCCGGGTTGCTGCGCTTCGGGCAGGTGAACCGCCAGTTGGCCGGCGAGATCTCCGGCCTCGGCATCAGCTACCCGCCATCTGGCCCGCAGGACGATCCGCTGAACGGCAGGCGGATGCCCGACATCGAGATCCACACCGGCGAGTCGGGGACTCGCCTGTCCGCGCAACTCCATGATGGACAGTTCGTGTTGCTGGACTTCACCGGGGACGCGGCTGCCGCCGAACACGGCGACCGGATCCGGGTCGTCCCCGCCAAGACAACAGGCGAACGCACGGATTTCGATGACGTGACCGAGATCCTCGTCCGTCCCGACGGCCACATCGCCTGGGCCACCCGGCTCACCGATGTGTCCACCCGTCGAACCGAACGCGCCCTGGCTCTCCGTGCCTGGGCAGGAATCAAGGAGTCCATCTGA
- a CDS encoding FAD-dependent monooxygenase has protein sequence MTGTRKATDSMDRPVLVVGAGPTGLTAAMELSRLGVPVRIVDKAPEAARTSRATDIHARTLELLVPRGVGHHLLQSGIKVTGTTLYGRGRRLITLRLDKMASRYNQVLLLDQAKTEQLLRDQVKRQGVHVEHGVELLSFTQGPEGVRAVLKSDRGEEVLDAAYLIGAEGAHSGVRHALGLSFEGRSLPDEYALADVLADGPLRRDEQALFVSPKGFVAIFPISGEWFRIMATDEGGDEGTPDLARMQELCDQTLPFPCELRGMNWSSRFRVHSRHASALRAGSVLLGGDAAHVHSPAAGQGMNAGIQDMVNLCWKLAMVYRGQAKPELLDTYQSDRLPVVVKMVRGTERLATAVPAGKRRTHQLVTRVLPLVLSPNIMHRKVSDWVGQVTVTYRGTAITHGAGRAGPLRAGDRVPDVAVHTGGNQTRLHDLLDTDRLTLLTTGPQPELAPWRHLFTDHVLAPQPGLLTKGTAMLVRPDGYLGAAGSTATLASWLDKWFERSSQ, from the coding sequence ATGACTGGTACGAGGAAAGCCACAGACTCAATGGACCGACCTGTTCTCGTCGTCGGCGCCGGGCCCACCGGTCTCACCGCGGCGATGGAACTGTCCCGCCTCGGTGTGCCTGTGCGGATCGTGGACAAGGCACCGGAGGCAGCACGTACGTCCCGCGCCACCGACATCCACGCTCGTACCTTGGAACTGCTGGTCCCGCGCGGGGTCGGCCACCACCTGCTGCAGTCGGGGATCAAGGTGACAGGCACCACGCTCTACGGGCGGGGACGTCGGTTGATCACCCTGCGGCTGGACAAGATGGCCAGCCGGTACAACCAGGTCTTGCTCTTGGACCAGGCCAAGACCGAGCAGCTGCTGCGCGACCAGGTGAAGCGCCAGGGTGTGCACGTCGAGCACGGGGTCGAACTGTTGTCCTTCACCCAGGGGCCGGAAGGGGTCCGGGCGGTGCTGAAGTCCGATCGCGGTGAGGAAGTGCTGGACGCGGCCTATCTCATCGGCGCCGAAGGCGCACACAGCGGCGTGCGGCACGCGCTGGGCCTGTCGTTCGAGGGGCGCTCGTTGCCGGACGAGTACGCGCTCGCCGACGTCCTCGCCGACGGGCCGCTACGCCGGGACGAGCAGGCCCTTTTCGTGTCCCCGAAGGGTTTCGTCGCCATCTTCCCGATCAGCGGGGAATGGTTCCGGATCATGGCGACCGATGAAGGCGGTGACGAGGGCACACCGGACCTGGCGCGGATGCAAGAGCTGTGCGACCAGACATTGCCGTTCCCGTGTGAACTGCGGGGGATGAACTGGAGTTCACGGTTCCGCGTTCACAGCAGGCACGCGTCCGCCTTGCGTGCGGGCTCGGTGCTGCTGGGCGGAGACGCGGCACACGTGCACAGTCCGGCAGCCGGGCAGGGCATGAACGCGGGCATCCAGGACATGGTGAACCTGTGCTGGAAGCTGGCGATGGTGTACCGGGGGCAGGCGAAGCCGGAGCTGCTGGACACTTACCAGAGCGACCGGCTTCCCGTGGTGGTCAAGATGGTGCGCGGTACCGAGCGCCTTGCGACAGCGGTTCCAGCGGGCAAGCGTCGCACGCACCAGCTGGTCACCCGGGTCCTACCGCTGGTGCTGTCACCGAACATCATGCACCGCAAGGTTTCCGACTGGGTGGGCCAGGTTACGGTGACCTACCGCGGCACGGCGATCACCCACGGCGCGGGCCGCGCCGGGCCCTTGCGGGCTGGCGACCGGGTGCCGGATGTAGCCGTCCACACGGGTGGTAACCAGACGCGGCTGCACGACCTGCTGGACACCGACCGGCTCACGCTCCTGACCACCGGACCTCAGCCGGAGCTGGCTCCCTGGCGGCACCTTTTCACCGACCACGTACTGGCGCCGCAGCCGGGCCTGCTGACGAAAGGCACGGCGATGCTGGTGCGGCCGGACGGCTACCTGGGCGCGGCCGGGTCGACGGCCACGCTCGCGTCCTGGCTGGACAAGTGGTTCGAGCGCTCCTCGCAGTAG
- a CDS encoding branched-chain amino acid ABC transporter substrate-binding protein has product MWTSQIAKAPAATDNLVGGTRKGQQVHNPTAKAGALVAGLLLLAACSSNKNEAGAGGQAAGCDTSKGTLVVGLIAPLSGGVSSIGLGIRNSAELAVAQANEQCRVKGYRLALQSEDDQATPQVGVQAASKLSSSPEVVGVIGTFNSSVAQSVQPVLAQKKIVQVSPGNTNPSLTKGDDLAHPKRQFASYFRTCTTDAYQGPYAADYLVGKARKKKIAVITDGKTYGVGIAGEFAKHARKLGAQIVTQETVGEKDADFSGVLRKVKAAAPDAIYYGGEFPAAGPLSKQAAGMALDVPVMGGDGIYDPKFIALGGKEGDLATSVGAPTESQQTAKDFIAEYTKKNYPDGYGGFGAFSYDATNVVITSLANALGANGTWEESKRAAMLENVQKYQGNGATGKIAFDEYGDSTNKVLTVYGVTNGKWTVVETGSFNGS; this is encoded by the coding sequence TTGTGGACATCGCAGATCGCCAAAGCGCCCGCCGCCACCGACAATCTGGTCGGCGGCACCAGGAAAGGACAACAAGTGCACAATCCCACAGCGAAAGCCGGTGCGCTCGTCGCCGGCTTGCTACTGCTGGCCGCCTGCAGCTCGAACAAGAACGAAGCGGGCGCGGGTGGGCAGGCAGCCGGATGCGACACCAGCAAGGGAACGCTCGTGGTGGGTCTGATCGCCCCGCTGAGCGGCGGCGTCTCCTCCATCGGGCTCGGCATCCGCAACTCCGCCGAACTGGCCGTCGCTCAAGCCAACGAGCAGTGCAGGGTCAAGGGTTACCGGCTGGCCTTGCAGTCCGAAGACGACCAGGCCACTCCGCAGGTCGGCGTCCAGGCAGCGTCCAAACTGTCCTCGAGCCCTGAAGTCGTCGGCGTCATCGGCACTTTCAACTCGTCGGTGGCGCAGAGCGTCCAGCCCGTGCTGGCCCAGAAGAAGATCGTGCAGGTCTCACCGGGCAACACCAACCCGTCGCTGACCAAGGGGGACGACCTGGCGCACCCCAAGCGGCAGTTCGCCAGTTACTTCCGGACGTGCACCACGGACGCCTACCAGGGTCCCTACGCGGCGGACTACCTGGTTGGCAAGGCGCGCAAGAAGAAGATCGCGGTCATCACCGACGGCAAGACCTACGGCGTCGGCATCGCGGGCGAGTTCGCCAAGCACGCGCGCAAACTCGGCGCCCAGATCGTGACCCAGGAGACTGTCGGCGAGAAGGACGCCGATTTCTCCGGTGTGCTGCGCAAGGTCAAGGCGGCCGCGCCGGACGCGATCTACTACGGTGGTGAGTTCCCCGCGGCGGGACCGTTGAGCAAGCAGGCGGCCGGGATGGCGTTGGACGTGCCGGTCATGGGTGGCGACGGCATCTACGACCCGAAGTTCATCGCACTCGGTGGGAAAGAGGGTGACCTGGCGACATCGGTCGGGGCGCCCACCGAGTCGCAGCAGACCGCCAAGGACTTCATCGCCGAGTACACCAAGAAGAACTACCCGGACGGGTACGGCGGATTCGGTGCTTTCTCCTACGACGCGACCAACGTGGTCATCACCAGCCTGGCGAACGCGCTTGGCGCGAACGGCACCTGGGAGGAGTCGAAACGCGCTGCCATGCTCGAGAACGTGCAGAAGTACCAGGGCAACGGTGCTACCGGCAAGATCGCGTTCGACGAGTACGGCGACAGCACCAACAAGGTGCTCACTGTTTACGGGGTGACCAACGGCAAGTGGACCGTGGTCGAGACCGGCTCGTTCAACGGGAGCTGA
- a CDS encoding type VII secretion system-associated protein: protein MTEDDTLGNLLLLIDPAWAPDEGSDETPVESMIGAWLVNPDGTCGWFQPNPVYRPANPNSPLDPVDAVLGMIAREETGAAGLLPAVLADMTFGVALDEEGTAIVQLAPDGMPSVLVTTSYGHRDRVEAAGWRNTTLAELAAALPSQGVDVLLNPGASTSMRLLADAVREAAEWKPDQPESDTGATR from the coding sequence ATGACCGAGGACGACACGCTGGGCAACCTGCTTCTGCTGATCGACCCCGCGTGGGCACCGGATGAGGGTTCCGATGAAACGCCTGTCGAGTCGATGATCGGAGCCTGGCTGGTGAACCCGGATGGCACCTGCGGCTGGTTCCAGCCCAATCCCGTGTACCGGCCGGCCAACCCGAACTCACCGCTGGACCCGGTCGACGCGGTACTCGGCATGATCGCCCGTGAGGAGACCGGCGCCGCGGGCCTCCTCCCTGCCGTGCTCGCCGATATGACGTTCGGTGTCGCACTGGACGAGGAGGGCACCGCGATCGTCCAACTCGCGCCCGACGGCATGCCTTCCGTCCTGGTGACGACCTCGTACGGACATCGGGATCGGGTGGAGGCCGCTGGGTGGCGGAACACCACGCTCGCGGAACTGGCTGCCGCCCTGCCGTCGCAAGGGGTCGATGTTCTGCTCAACCCCGGGGCGTCGACCTCCATGCGGTTGCTCGCCGACGCCGTGCGGGAGGCCGCTGAGTGGAAACCGGATCAGCCCGAGTCGGACACCGGCGCCACCCGGTAA
- a CDS encoding type VII secretion system-associated protein gives MTTESADRKPVENVELPAGPGDPGEPQRLVLDDHWVFMIDPAWAPGSDDAQPPVEAVVGGWYIGQDGETGMFQPNPDYQPSEPGLPTDPVDAAVQLMVRGDGDGDELLKTLHQVVLGVALDEEGNPVVAPAPDGVPSVLVTTAPAHREQVNAPDWAEVTLRELAEALPDEGIDVLLNPGAPASIRLLATVVKQPARGPVEQTTSAQ, from the coding sequence ATGACGACCGAAAGCGCCGACCGGAAGCCGGTCGAGAACGTCGAACTGCCCGCCGGTCCCGGCGACCCGGGCGAACCGCAACGGCTGGTCCTCGACGACCACTGGGTGTTCATGATCGACCCGGCGTGGGCGCCGGGCAGCGACGACGCGCAACCGCCGGTGGAAGCGGTCGTGGGCGGCTGGTACATCGGCCAGGACGGCGAAACCGGGATGTTCCAGCCGAACCCGGACTACCAGCCCTCCGAGCCCGGCCTGCCCACCGACCCAGTGGATGCCGCCGTACAGCTGATGGTGCGCGGCGACGGCGACGGCGACGAGTTGCTGAAGACCCTGCACCAGGTCGTGCTCGGCGTCGCGCTGGACGAGGAGGGCAATCCGGTGGTGGCACCGGCGCCGGACGGTGTTCCGTCGGTACTGGTGACCACCGCACCGGCGCACCGCGAGCAGGTGAACGCGCCGGACTGGGCAGAGGTCACCCTGCGCGAGCTGGCCGAAGCGCTACCCGACGAAGGGATCGACGTGCTGCTCAACCCCGGCGCGCCCGCCTCGATACGGCTGCTGGCCACAGTGGTGAAGCAGCCGGCGCGCGGCCCAGTCGAACAGACCACCTCGGCGCAGTGA
- a CDS encoding YrhB domain-containing protein: MATIVDKDDSRRLAAAWLDRTYGGRVALAESQPFAERARTWLFSCQYADGPVEPMLAATLAVPKDGGEPFPVANTDPLDEQLNAPDGTDSWRRRVNARNCLVATDAAVRHRPASALPWRPEDEMPGWWDRLLTGVFAGAEVATCASWSEVADAVVTGGPGTHAAVWLRRELDGLPLTGHLLYAQYRDGGAMLLDGQRGSLARCYDDEVGSLVVARLHRPEAGVGDPLPVPWQRAAPHFAAAVAKAQAWLEHTYAGEAVLVDPGPGDETRRGWLFACTTRRFADTGDWREQMLDAALVVPKAAGEPPFGLPNPDPWTWMTRWDDGEPDLPAPPAPGPAAWYASTMDQIGAVLSAHAHQDWAGAVQEIVNFPEDARALVWVRRQDYRGRETVGNLIVVANERDNVRFVDGMAEDGKATFEANAACVHVIRYR; encoded by the coding sequence ATGGCGACGATTGTGGACAAGGACGACTCCAGACGACTGGCCGCGGCCTGGCTGGACCGGACCTACGGGGGGCGGGTGGCGCTCGCGGAATCGCAGCCGTTCGCCGAGCGGGCGCGGACTTGGCTGTTCAGTTGCCAGTACGCCGACGGGCCGGTGGAGCCGATGCTGGCGGCCACTCTGGCCGTGCCGAAGGACGGCGGGGAGCCGTTCCCGGTGGCCAATACCGACCCGTTGGACGAGCAGCTGAACGCGCCGGACGGCACGGATTCCTGGCGGCGGCGGGTCAACGCGCGCAACTGTCTGGTCGCCACGGACGCGGCGGTGCGCCACCGGCCGGCCAGTGCGCTGCCGTGGCGGCCGGAGGACGAGATGCCTGGCTGGTGGGACCGGTTGCTGACCGGCGTCTTCGCGGGCGCCGAGGTGGCCACGTGCGCGAGCTGGTCGGAGGTGGCCGACGCGGTCGTGACCGGCGGCCCCGGTACGCACGCCGCAGTGTGGCTGCGCCGGGAGCTTGACGGGCTGCCGCTGACCGGTCATCTGCTGTACGCGCAGTATCGCGACGGTGGTGCCATGCTGCTTGACGGACAGCGGGGCAGTCTGGCCCGCTGTTACGACGACGAGGTGGGCAGCCTCGTGGTGGCCCGGTTGCACCGGCCCGAGGCGGGCGTCGGGGATCCGCTGCCGGTGCCCTGGCAGCGGGCCGCGCCGCACTTCGCGGCCGCGGTGGCCAAGGCGCAGGCGTGGCTGGAGCACACCTACGCCGGCGAGGCGGTGCTGGTCGATCCCGGGCCGGGTGATGAGACCCGGCGTGGTTGGCTGTTCGCGTGCACCACGCGCCGGTTCGCCGACACCGGTGACTGGCGTGAGCAGATGCTGGACGCGGCCCTGGTGGTGCCCAAGGCGGCCGGTGAGCCGCCGTTCGGCCTGCCCAACCCCGACCCGTGGACCTGGATGACCCGGTGGGACGACGGCGAGCCGGACCTACCCGCCCCACCGGCCCCCGGCCCGGCCGCGTGGTACGCGTCCACCATGGACCAGATCGGCGCCGTGCTGAGTGCCCACGCGCACCAGGACTGGGCCGGGGCGGTGCAGGAGATCGTCAACTTCCCCGAGGACGCGCGGGCCCTGGTGTGGGTGCGCAGGCAGGACTACCGCGGCCGGGAAACGGTGGGGAACCTGATCGTGGTGGCCAACGAGCGGGACAACGTCCGGTTCGTGGACGGAATGGCCGAGGACGGCAAGGCCACCTTCGAGGCGAACGCGGCCTGCGTGCACGTGATCCGGTACCGGTGA